In a single window of the Pontibacter russatus genome:
- a CDS encoding NAD(P)-dependent oxidoreductase, whose protein sequence is MKVGFIGLGIMGSRMAANLQRAGHKLVVYNRTQAKADELVEKGAVRAQSVEEVAKQCRLVFTMLATPEAVEEVAVGPDGFLRALPGNSLWVDCSTVNPSFSQKMGHIARKMGQRFLYAPVSGSLVPAEKGELIFLVGGDAADLEQVRELLDVMGKSVVHAGENGQGASMKIVINMLLAQAMAAFSESLRLGTALGIAEETLCQTLLSTPAAAPFLKLKQQKLLNRDFSPEFPLEWMHKDLHLASITAYEQNIALPSLQTTKELYAQAKQQGFGEEDLSAIYKVFRPDA, encoded by the coding sequence ATGAAAGTAGGATTTATAGGATTGGGCATTATGGGCAGCCGCATGGCAGCCAACCTGCAACGCGCGGGCCACAAGTTGGTGGTATACAATCGCACACAGGCCAAGGCAGACGAACTGGTAGAAAAAGGAGCGGTGCGGGCGCAGTCGGTGGAGGAGGTGGCAAAGCAGTGCCGCCTGGTGTTTACGATGCTGGCCACGCCCGAAGCGGTGGAGGAAGTGGCCGTGGGGCCAGACGGCTTTTTGCGCGCGCTGCCCGGCAACTCGCTCTGGGTAGACTGCAGCACCGTGAATCCCTCCTTTTCCCAAAAGATGGGCCATATTGCCCGAAAAATGGGACAGCGCTTTCTGTATGCGCCGGTGTCGGGCTCGCTGGTACCGGCCGAAAAAGGCGAGCTAATCTTTTTGGTAGGCGGCGACGCGGCAGATCTGGAACAGGTACGGGAACTGCTGGACGTGATGGGGAAAAGCGTTGTACACGCAGGCGAAAACGGGCAGGGCGCCAGCATGAAAATTGTGATCAACATGCTGCTGGCGCAGGCCATGGCCGCCTTTTCGGAGTCGCTGCGCCTGGGCACTGCCCTGGGTATAGCGGAAGAAACGCTTTGCCAGACGCTGCTCAGCACACCCGCCGCTGCGCCTTTTCTCAAGCTGAAACAGCAAAAGCTCCTGAACCGCGACTTCTCGCCGGAGTTCCCGCTGGAGTGGATGCACAAAGACCTGCACCTGGCCAGCATCACGGCCTATGAGCAGAACATTGCGCTGCCTTCGCTGCAAACCACCAAAGAGCTGTATGCCCAGGCCAAACAGCAGGGTTTTGGGGAGGAAGATCTGTCGGCCATATATAAAGTTTTCCGGCCGGATGCTTGA